One genomic region from Acidimicrobiia bacterium encodes:
- a CDS encoding AAA family ATPase — translation MDNSVDLKVLLASPASLVIVETDEEARFMALLRSIATDLKADVWQWSSASGLTNNSGAAMYQTQNPHQALNWITDVQAGAVFVFADAQPILNDSYVVRRIKETAAQLSPDQTIILTTPTAEVPPELGSVAHLWKLRPPELDELTDLIRRTASDLAERSFEVAIDEASLPSLASALRGLSVGQAERLIQQAAFADGALGANDVASLRNARAALFTADGILELIEADSGTLDSVGGLEGLKDWLQLRIRAQAAPQLNLPAPRGILLTGVPGCGKSFIAKTLARTWQQPLVLLDPSRLYSKYVGESETRLAKSLTAVDAMAPAVLWIDEIEKGFATSGSDSDGGTSSRLLGTFLRWMQDRPEGVFIVATANNVAWLPPEFLRKGRFDEIFFVDLPDAAARSEILTYHLSSRDHDPAGFDLPRLAAATSGYSGAEIEGAVVGATYRAFAKDESLTTSTLLQELAAAVPLSISRAESIGALRAWASERAVRA, via the coding sequence ATGGACAACTCGGTCGATCTGAAGGTGTTACTTGCTTCGCCAGCTTCGCTCGTGATCGTCGAGACCGACGAAGAAGCCCGTTTCATGGCATTACTCCGATCGATCGCCACCGACCTCAAGGCTGACGTCTGGCAGTGGTCCAGTGCCAGTGGCCTAACCAACAACTCCGGTGCGGCGATGTACCAGACCCAGAACCCCCATCAAGCACTCAACTGGATAACCGACGTGCAGGCGGGGGCGGTATTCGTTTTTGCCGATGCCCAGCCGATCCTCAATGACAGCTACGTGGTGCGCAGAATCAAGGAGACCGCCGCTCAGCTATCCCCTGATCAAACCATCATCTTGACCACCCCAACCGCTGAGGTACCTCCCGAGCTCGGATCTGTCGCTCACCTATGGAAACTCCGTCCACCCGAACTTGACGAACTCACCGACCTCATCCGCCGAACCGCCAGTGATCTTGCGGAACGAAGCTTCGAAGTGGCCATTGATGAGGCATCCCTGCCCTCCCTGGCCAGCGCACTACGAGGACTGAGTGTCGGCCAAGCCGAGCGTCTGATCCAGCAAGCTGCCTTCGCCGATGGAGCTCTCGGCGCCAATGACGTGGCTTCACTTCGAAACGCCAGAGCAGCCCTGTTCACCGCCGATGGCATTCTCGAACTCATCGAAGCCGACTCGGGCACTCTCGACTCCGTCGGAGGGCTTGAGGGACTGAAGGATTGGTTGCAACTGAGAATCCGCGCCCAGGCCGCTCCTCAGCTCAACCTGCCGGCCCCGCGCGGAATCCTCCTCACCGGAGTGCCCGGATGCGGCAAATCGTTCATCGCCAAGACGTTGGCGAGGACCTGGCAACAACCCCTCGTGCTGCTCGATCCGTCTCGCCTCTATTCAAAGTACGTCGGCGAGTCGGAAACCCGTCTCGCCAAATCCCTGACCGCCGTCGACGCCATGGCACCTGCCGTGCTGTGGATAGACGAGATCGAGAAGGGCTTCGCGACCTCCGGGTCGGACAGCGACGGGGGAACCAGCAGCCGCCTCCTGGGAACGTTCCTACGGTGGATGCAGGATCGTCCTGAGGGGGTCTTCATCGTGGCCACGGCCAACAACGTCGCATGGCTTCCGCCGGAATTCCTGAGAAAGGGCCGGTTCGACGAGATCTTCTTCGTGGACCTCCCTGACGCCGCCGCCCGGAGCGAAATTCTCACATATCATCTGAGTTCCCGAGATCACGACCCGGCCGGTTTCGACCTGCCACGCCTCGCAGCGGCCACGTCGGGCTACTCAGGAGCAGAGATCGAAGGGGCAGTCGTCGGGGCCACCTACCGGGCCTTTGCGAAAGACGAATCACTCACTACGAGCACCCTCCTCCAGGAATTGGCCGCAGCAGTCCCTCTGTCGATATCGCGGGCAGAAAGCATCGGAGCCCTTCGGGCATGGGCATCCGAACGGGCCGTTCGGGCGTAA
- a CDS encoding acyl-CoA thioesterase, whose amino-acid sequence MTSQLRAKPPSESLTNMTLMMGVDHGNTAGFVHGGSIMKLVDEAAGVASMRHCRGRVVTAQVDSLSFLAPVHMGDVLSIVAHVTQAWTTSMEVEVEVNRENPRTGEGELTTRAYLTMVAVDEDGHPVSVPPILAETESELRDQRKAEARRSSRIELRSRLEMQ is encoded by the coding sequence ATGACCAGCCAACTCAGAGCCAAACCGCCCAGCGAGTCCTTGACCAATATGACACTGATGATGGGTGTCGACCACGGGAATACGGCAGGTTTTGTGCACGGTGGCTCCATTATGAAATTGGTTGACGAGGCGGCCGGGGTGGCATCGATGCGACATTGTCGGGGCCGGGTGGTAACCGCCCAGGTCGACTCGCTGTCGTTCCTGGCTCCGGTGCACATGGGCGATGTGTTATCGATCGTTGCCCATGTGACTCAAGCGTGGACGACCTCGATGGAGGTGGAAGTCGAAGTAAATCGTGAAAACCCTCGCACCGGCGAGGGGGAACTCACGACCAGGGCATATCTGACGATGGTGGCCGTAGATGAGGACGGACACCCCGTATCGGTTCCGCCAATCCTCGCCGAAACCGAATCCGAATTACGAGATCAGCGTAAGGCCGAGGCGCGCCGGTCGTCTCGTATCGAACTGCGATCTCGTCTCGAAATGCAATAG